From a region of the Agrobacterium tumefaciens genome:
- a CDS encoding AEC family transporter: MAAIVGLLLPFFGLIFIGYVAARISKQPIEAMGWLNIFIIYAALPALFFKLVSKTPVEQLARMDFVAASLVCTYGIFVLVFLIGRFLRGNSLAETTIQSFAASYGNIGYMGPGLALLAIGEKAAVPVALIVCLENAMHFIVAPAMMAFSGGDKRSPARLALDVTRKVLTHPFIVSVIAGFAAAAFSWQPPEPLQRLVDYLAQSAAPCALFAMGVTLALRPMKRVPVEISYIVPAKLILHPVLVYVFLTALGRFEPVWIYSAVLLAGLPTATNVFVIGQQYHVWQERASATILISTILSVFTLTAVLYFIQPF, translated from the coding sequence GTGGCCGCCATCGTGGGATTGTTGCTGCCGTTTTTCGGCCTGATCTTCATTGGTTATGTCGCGGCGCGCATCAGCAAACAGCCCATCGAAGCGATGGGCTGGCTCAATATCTTCATCATCTATGCCGCGCTGCCGGCGCTGTTTTTCAAGCTCGTATCGAAAACCCCGGTCGAACAACTGGCGCGCATGGATTTTGTCGCTGCCAGTCTCGTCTGCACCTATGGCATATTCGTGCTGGTTTTCCTCATCGGCCGGTTCTTGCGGGGCAACAGTCTTGCTGAGACAACGATTCAGAGTTTTGCCGCAAGTTACGGAAATATCGGCTATATGGGGCCGGGGCTTGCCCTTCTTGCCATTGGCGAAAAGGCGGCTGTGCCTGTTGCGCTGATCGTCTGCCTGGAGAACGCGATGCACTTCATCGTGGCGCCGGCGATGATGGCTTTTTCAGGCGGCGACAAGCGCTCGCCGGCCAGACTCGCACTGGATGTAACGCGAAAGGTCTTGACTCATCCGTTCATCGTTTCGGTCATTGCCGGCTTTGCTGCTGCAGCCTTTTCGTGGCAGCCGCCGGAGCCTTTGCAGCGCCTCGTTGATTATCTGGCACAGTCGGCAGCACCCTGTGCGTTGTTCGCCATGGGCGTGACGCTGGCGCTCAGGCCGATGAAACGTGTACCCGTTGAAATCAGCTATATCGTGCCGGCAAAGCTGATCCTGCATCCTGTTCTGGTTTACGTCTTCCTTACCGCTCTCGGGCGGTTCGAGCCTGTCTGGATTTACTCCGCCGTTCTCCTGGCGGGCTTGCCGACCGCGACGAATGTGTTCGTCATCGGCCAGCAATATCATGTCTGGCAGGAGAGGGCGTCAGCCACCATTCTGATCTCGACCATTCTGTCGGTCTTTACGCTGACGGCCGTACTTTATTTCATACAGCCCTTTTGA
- a CDS encoding lactoylglutathione lyase, producing the protein MRYLHTMVRVKDLGESLKFYGDLFGLQEVRRIENEKGRFTLVFLAAPDDVAAAKENKAPCLELTYNWDTEDYKGGRNFGHLAYEVDNIYETCAHLQANGVTINRPPRDGHMAFVRSPDGISIEILQKGESLAPAEPWISMENTGSW; encoded by the coding sequence ATGCGGTATCTACACACCATGGTTCGCGTCAAAGACCTCGGCGAATCACTTAAATTCTACGGCGATCTGTTCGGCCTTCAGGAAGTCCGCCGGATTGAAAACGAAAAAGGCCGCTTCACGCTGGTTTTTCTCGCGGCCCCCGATGATGTTGCTGCGGCAAAGGAAAACAAGGCGCCCTGCCTTGAGCTGACCTACAACTGGGATACCGAAGACTACAAGGGTGGTCGCAACTTCGGGCACCTGGCCTATGAGGTCGACAATATCTACGAAACCTGTGCGCACCTTCAGGCCAATGGCGTGACGATCAACCGTCCACCGCGTGATGGTCACATGGCATTTGTTCGCTCTCCGGACGGCATCTCCATCGAAATTCTGCAAAAAGGCGAAAGCCTCGCACCAGCCGAACCGTGGATATCTATGGAAAACACCGGCTCCTGGTGA
- a CDS encoding cold shock domain-containing protein: MADRMSSKTIVDVEDLSGDAVDLTEITGVVKWFDVAKGFGFIVPDSGIQDVLLHVSCLRRDGYQTILEGTRIVALIQRRDRGFQAFRILSMDQSTAVHPSQLPPVRTHVQVTPSSGLERAIVKWFNRTKGFGFLTRGEGTEDIFVHMETLRRFGLTELRPGQVVLVRYGDGDKGLMAAEIHPDNPAPIGMAH; the protein is encoded by the coding sequence ATGGCTGATAGGATGTCATCGAAAACGATAGTCGATGTCGAGGACCTTTCGGGCGATGCCGTCGATCTGACAGAAATCACCGGCGTGGTGAAGTGGTTCGATGTCGCCAAGGGCTTCGGCTTTATTGTTCCCGATAGCGGCATACAGGACGTGCTTTTGCACGTGTCATGCCTGCGACGGGACGGGTACCAGACAATTCTCGAGGGTACGCGCATCGTTGCCCTGATCCAGCGGCGCGACCGCGGGTTTCAGGCATTCCGCATCCTGTCGATGGATCAATCGACAGCTGTTCACCCTTCGCAGCTTCCGCCGGTGCGCACTCACGTTCAGGTCACGCCGTCCAGCGGGCTTGAGCGCGCTATCGTCAAATGGTTCAACCGCACGAAGGGCTTCGGCTTCCTGACGCGCGGCGAAGGAACGGAAGACATTTTCGTTCACATGGAAACGCTGCGCCGCTTTGGCCTCACGGAGCTTCGTCCCGGCCAGGTCGTTCTGGTTCGTTACGGTGATGGTGACAAGGGCCTGATGGCGGCGGAAATCCATCCGGACAATCCGGCGCCAATCGGGATGGCGCACTGA
- a CDS encoding cytochrome c biogenesis protein CcdA, with translation MSIADISLFSALLAGALSFLSPCVLPLVPPYLCYMAGVSVEQFKTQDSTPQPEIRKAVLLSAFFFTLGFATVFVALGAGASTIGTLLRQNLDILAKVGGAIIILMGLNFLGVFRIGLFSREARFQGSGKPATLSGAYIMGLAFAFGWTPCIGPVLGAILGVAASRETVGDGATLLAVYSLGLAVPFWIAAGFSGSFMRFLVRFRRHLGLVEKIMGTLLVLTGLAFMSGFITNMAIWFQETFPILMQIG, from the coding sequence TTGTCCATTGCCGATATTTCCCTGTTCAGCGCCTTGCTGGCTGGTGCCTTGTCCTTTCTTTCCCCGTGCGTATTGCCGCTGGTGCCGCCTTATCTCTGTTATATGGCCGGTGTGTCCGTCGAGCAGTTCAAGACGCAGGACAGCACGCCACAGCCTGAGATTCGCAAGGCGGTGCTGTTATCCGCCTTCTTCTTTACGCTGGGATTCGCCACGGTGTTCGTGGCACTCGGGGCAGGCGCGTCAACCATCGGCACCTTGCTGCGTCAGAATCTCGATATTCTGGCAAAGGTCGGCGGCGCCATCATCATTCTGATGGGACTGAATTTTCTGGGTGTCTTCAGGATAGGGCTGTTTTCGCGTGAAGCGCGCTTTCAGGGCAGTGGCAAGCCGGCCACGCTTTCCGGCGCCTACATCATGGGGCTTGCCTTCGCGTTTGGCTGGACCCCCTGTATCGGTCCCGTTCTCGGTGCCATTCTCGGCGTGGCGGCGTCGCGCGAGACTGTGGGAGACGGTGCGACGCTGCTTGCCGTCTATTCGCTCGGCCTTGCCGTGCCGTTCTGGATCGCGGCCGGATTTTCCGGCTCCTTCATGCGATTCCTCGTGCGGTTCCGCCGTCATCTCGGTCTCGTGGAAAAGATCATGGGAACGCTTCTGGTCCTGACTGGCCTTGCGTTCATGTCGGGTTTCATCACCAATATGGCGATCTGGTTTCAGGAGACTTTCCCGATTCTGATGCAAATCGGCTAA
- a CDS encoding ABC transporter ATP-binding protein gives MAPEAVPLLSVRKLTKLFGTFAACNGIDLDIAPGEIHALLGENGAGKSTLVKMLFGVLAPTSGDILWQGSPVSIGSPSEARKLGVGMVFQHFSLFEALTVAENIALSLDPKVSLKEIAKEAEALSKAYGLPLDPNAHVADLSVGERQRIEIVRALLQNPKLIILDEPTSVLTPQEADKLFETLAKLKAEGRSVLYISHRLEEVQRICDRATVLRHGKVTGACDPRKETPASLARMMVGSDVAGVSREAGAPLGEPQLEVMGLSVAPRTPFSVALRSISMSVRAGEVLAIAGVAGNGQGELFDALSGEYPVANDEAIYIRGKAVGRTGINGRRLLGAGFVPEERHGHAAVPGMSLSDNLLLARSRSDRKAFLSGGILRVIRGSTIKAAARRISETMDVRKSGADPLAGSLSGGNLQKFIVGRELDRQPTVLVVNQPTWGVDAGAASRIRQALVDLAKAGSAVIVISQDLDEIFEVATNIAVISDGHLSAAHPVEDMTLEKIGLLMGGIHTAHSGATEHAH, from the coding sequence TTGGCGCCCGAGGCCGTGCCTCTCCTTTCCGTGCGCAAACTGACCAAGCTTTTTGGCACCTTCGCGGCCTGCAACGGGATCGATCTGGATATTGCTCCCGGCGAAATCCACGCGCTTCTGGGTGAAAACGGTGCGGGAAAGTCCACGCTCGTCAAGATGCTGTTCGGTGTGCTCGCGCCAACCAGCGGTGACATTCTCTGGCAGGGCAGCCCGGTTTCCATCGGTTCTCCGAGTGAGGCGCGCAAGCTTGGCGTCGGCATGGTGTTTCAGCATTTTTCGTTGTTCGAAGCGCTGACGGTGGCCGAAAACATTGCCCTTTCCCTCGATCCGAAAGTGTCGCTCAAGGAGATTGCCAAGGAGGCGGAAGCGCTCTCCAAGGCCTACGGCTTGCCGCTTGACCCGAATGCGCATGTGGCCGATCTCTCGGTTGGAGAGCGCCAGCGCATCGAGATCGTACGCGCACTGTTGCAGAACCCCAAACTCATTATTCTGGACGAACCGACCTCGGTTCTGACCCCGCAGGAAGCCGACAAGCTGTTCGAGACGCTTGCCAAGCTCAAGGCTGAGGGTCGTTCGGTCCTTTATATCAGCCACCGTCTCGAAGAGGTTCAGCGCATCTGCGACCGCGCCACGGTGCTGCGCCACGGCAAGGTGACGGGCGCTTGCGATCCGCGCAAGGAAACGCCTGCATCGCTGGCGCGCATGATGGTCGGTTCCGATGTGGCAGGCGTTTCGCGCGAGGCGGGTGCCCCGCTGGGTGAGCCGCAGCTCGAGGTGATGGGACTGTCGGTTGCGCCGCGCACGCCGTTTTCGGTCGCTTTGCGATCGATCTCCATGAGCGTCCGCGCCGGTGAGGTCCTGGCGATTGCCGGCGTTGCCGGAAACGGTCAGGGCGAACTTTTCGATGCGCTGTCCGGCGAATATCCGGTTGCCAATGACGAGGCGATCTACATTCGCGGTAAGGCGGTGGGCCGCACGGGGATCAATGGCCGCCGGCTTCTGGGCGCGGGTTTCGTGCCGGAAGAACGGCATGGCCACGCTGCCGTGCCAGGCATGAGCCTTTCGGACAATCTGTTGCTGGCGCGTTCGCGCTCCGACCGCAAGGCGTTTTTGTCGGGTGGTATTTTGCGGGTCATTCGCGGTTCGACCATCAAGGCTGCCGCACGGCGTATTTCTGAGACCATGGATGTGCGCAAGAGCGGAGCCGATCCACTGGCCGGATCTCTCTCCGGCGGCAACCTGCAGAAATTCATTGTCGGGCGTGAACTTGATCGCCAGCCCACGGTTCTTGTCGTCAATCAGCCGACCTGGGGTGTCGATGCGGGTGCCGCCAGCCGCATCCGCCAGGCTCTTGTCGATCTTGCCAAGGCCGGTTCTGCCGTCATCGTCATCAGCCAGGATCTCGATGAAATCTTCGAGGTCGCCACCAATATCGCGGTCATTTCCGATGGGCACCTTTCTGCGGCCCATCCGGTTGAAGACATGACACTGGAAAAGATCGGGCTGCTCATGGGCGGTATTCACACAGCACATTCGGGAGCCACCGAACATGCGCATTGA
- a CDS encoding ABC transporter permease: MRIELEKRAGVSKLFAFVSPLLALALTLVFGAIMFALLGKSPLNALYAFFVEPLLEVWSLHELAIKAAPLILIAVGLSICYRSNNWNIGAEGQFTIGAITGSILPVLYPDWQSPMLLPLMLVMGALGGALYAGIPALLKTRFNTNEILVSLMLVYVAQLFLDWLTRGIWRDPGGYNFPQTKPFNESAVLPEMLASGRAHWGFVFAIVAAIALWFMMRYMLKGFEVTVLGQSARAGRFAGFSSSRMVWFAFLLSGALAGLAGISEASGSIGHLQPSISPGYGFTAIIVAFLGRLNPLGIIASGLVLALTYLGGEAAQLSIGVSDKVTRVFQGLMLFFVLSCDTLIFYRIRFIFSGKAGTQNTNQQGAA; encoded by the coding sequence ATGCGCATTGAGCTTGAAAAACGGGCGGGTGTCTCGAAGCTTTTCGCTTTCGTCTCGCCACTTCTGGCGCTGGCGCTGACGCTGGTTTTCGGGGCGATCATGTTCGCCTTACTCGGAAAAAGCCCGCTGAACGCGCTTTATGCCTTTTTTGTCGAGCCGCTGCTGGAGGTTTGGTCGCTGCATGAACTGGCCATCAAGGCAGCGCCGCTGATCCTGATCGCGGTCGGTCTATCCATCTGTTATCGCTCGAATAACTGGAATATCGGAGCCGAAGGCCAATTCACCATCGGCGCCATCACCGGCTCGATCCTGCCGGTCCTTTATCCCGACTGGCAGTCGCCTATGCTGCTGCCGCTGATGCTGGTGATGGGGGCTCTGGGCGGCGCGCTTTATGCTGGTATTCCGGCATTGCTGAAGACCAGGTTCAACACCAATGAAATCCTGGTCAGCCTGATGCTGGTTTACGTTGCGCAGCTTTTTCTCGACTGGCTGACGCGTGGCATCTGGCGCGATCCGGGCGGTTACAACTTTCCGCAGACCAAGCCATTTAATGAAAGCGCCGTTCTGCCGGAAATGCTGGCATCCGGCCGCGCCCACTGGGGTTTCGTCTTCGCCATCGTGGCGGCAATCGCCCTTTGGTTCATGATGCGCTACATGCTCAAGGGCTTTGAAGTAACCGTTCTTGGTCAATCGGCCAGGGCAGGGCGGTTCGCCGGATTTTCATCGTCGCGCATGGTGTGGTTCGCGTTCCTGCTGTCCGGTGCACTGGCGGGCCTTGCCGGTATCTCCGAAGCATCCGGGTCGATCGGCCATCTCCAGCCCAGCATTTCGCCGGGATACGGTTTTACGGCCATTATCGTCGCCTTCCTGGGACGTCTCAATCCGCTCGGCATCATTGCTTCCGGCCTCGTTCTCGCCTTGACCTATCTCGGCGGGGAGGCGGCGCAGCTTTCCATCGGCGTGTCGGATAAGGTTACGCGTGTCTTCCAGGGGTTGATGCTCTTCTTCGTATTGTCCTGCGATACGCTTATCTTCTACCGCATCCGGTTCATTTTCAGCGGCAAGGCCGGCACACAGAACACCAATCAGCAAGGAGCGGCGTAA
- a CDS encoding YcbK family protein, with translation MKTVDGKRGRTSCHRLVVAVSLLGLSGCVSAVTDDEMAADVKKPEVVAEQKVAAANGSPASKQQGHYVDPAMVSAAGAGAAAANAQLAQQPQGAQGQVYGAPADIGGLVTQPTGISAGTTSIYSTGSAATAAVAVPAGTGAQPGAVPGQRIVPAVSSVYSAPQQVQQQQVPVTAEQHSQNSQPVPMPQAAPDVAAAVPVPASTGTPKPEGSTDSVTMAAFFAGAAKKRLPKALESGPAESKEVAALPNGDVDTMGIALSGRSMMSDEFDDAHLDEEDDQPTGLMKLASLSGLTRIAPNGLFLQTDRVEVGCFKPELVKMIKDVEGHYNSPAIITSGYRPPKGVRRGSKHYTCDAADIQIKGVSKWELATYLRSLPNRGGVGTYCHTESVHLDTGEPRDWNWRCRRTASRK, from the coding sequence ATGAAGACTGTCGACGGCAAGAGAGGGCGCACTTCCTGTCACCGCCTCGTCGTCGCGGTTTCGCTGCTCGGTCTGTCAGGCTGCGTTTCAGCCGTGACGGATGATGAGATGGCGGCCGACGTCAAAAAGCCGGAAGTTGTTGCAGAACAAAAGGTTGCGGCTGCCAATGGCAGCCCTGCCTCAAAGCAGCAGGGACATTATGTCGACCCTGCAATGGTCTCGGCAGCAGGTGCTGGCGCTGCGGCCGCAAATGCTCAACTCGCTCAACAACCGCAAGGTGCCCAAGGGCAGGTCTATGGCGCGCCGGCCGATATCGGCGGTCTTGTGACGCAACCCACGGGTATTTCGGCAGGCACGACGAGCATTTATTCCACGGGATCAGCCGCGACGGCTGCTGTCGCAGTTCCCGCAGGCACCGGCGCCCAGCCGGGCGCCGTTCCGGGGCAGAGAATCGTCCCTGCTGTCAGCAGCGTTTATTCCGCACCTCAGCAGGTTCAACAGCAGCAAGTGCCGGTGACGGCGGAGCAGCATTCGCAGAACAGCCAGCCGGTGCCTATGCCTCAGGCTGCACCTGACGTGGCCGCTGCTGTGCCGGTTCCTGCTTCGACGGGCACGCCTAAGCCCGAAGGCTCGACCGACAGCGTGACGATGGCGGCATTTTTTGCTGGCGCCGCCAAAAAACGGCTGCCGAAAGCGCTGGAGAGCGGCCCTGCGGAAAGCAAGGAAGTGGCCGCGCTCCCAAATGGTGATGTCGATACCATGGGCATTGCGCTATCCGGCCGCTCGATGATGTCGGATGAGTTCGACGATGCGCATCTTGATGAAGAAGACGACCAGCCGACGGGCCTGATGAAGCTTGCGTCTCTTTCCGGCCTGACGCGTATTGCACCAAACGGGCTGTTTCTCCAGACGGATCGCGTCGAGGTCGGATGCTTCAAGCCCGAACTTGTGAAGATGATCAAAGACGTCGAGGGCCATTATAACAGCCCGGCGATCATCACCTCCGGTTACCGGCCGCCAAAGGGCGTTCGGCGCGGTTCCAAACATTATACCTGCGACGCCGCCGACATTCAGATCAAGGGTGTTTCCAAGTGGGAGCTTGCGACCTATCTGCGCTCTCTTCCCAATCGCGGTGGCGTTGGCACCTATTGCCATACGGAATCGGTGCATCTCGACACGGGTGAGCCACGTGACTGGAACTGGCGCTGCCGCCGCACAGCTTCGCGAAAGTAA
- a CDS encoding ABC transporter permease, with protein sequence MDMLQAILLTVITAATPLVIAASGELVTERAGVLNLGVEGMMIIGAVCAFAAAHLTGSPYLGILAGIASGAVFSLLFGFLTLTLVTNQVATGLALTILGLGVSGMLGESFVGLPGVKLAPIVFPVLSDIPFIGPLLFRQDLIFYMSIALVAGIGWFLFKSRTGLKIRAIGDNHGSAHALGINVIRTRYLAVMFGGACAGLAGAQLSLVYTPQWVENMSAGRGWIALALVVFASWRPWRVLAGGYLFGAVTIGQLHAQAFGIGVPSQLLSALPYLATIVVLVIISHNRRTTLINTPASLGKSFVPDR encoded by the coding sequence ATGGATATGCTTCAGGCCATTCTCCTTACCGTTATAACCGCCGCCACGCCGCTGGTGATTGCCGCATCGGGCGAATTGGTGACGGAACGTGCTGGCGTTCTCAATCTTGGCGTCGAGGGCATGATGATCATCGGTGCGGTCTGCGCTTTCGCTGCCGCCCATCTGACCGGCTCGCCCTATCTCGGCATTCTGGCGGGTATCGCAAGCGGTGCGGTTTTTTCGTTGCTGTTCGGTTTCCTGACTTTGACGCTGGTGACCAATCAGGTTGCGACCGGTCTTGCGCTGACCATTCTGGGGCTTGGCGTTTCCGGCATGCTGGGGGAGAGCTTCGTTGGTCTTCCCGGCGTCAAGCTTGCGCCGATCGTTTTTCCTGTATTGTCGGATATTCCCTTTATCGGACCGCTGCTGTTCCGGCAGGATCTGATTTTTTACATGTCGATCGCGCTGGTTGCCGGTATTGGCTGGTTCCTGTTCAAGAGCCGCACAGGTCTGAAGATCCGCGCCATCGGTGACAATCACGGCTCCGCTCATGCGCTTGGCATCAATGTCATCCGTACCCGTTATCTCGCGGTGATGTTCGGCGGTGCCTGTGCCGGGCTTGCCGGCGCGCAGCTTTCTCTCGTCTACACACCGCAATGGGTGGAAAACATGTCGGCTGGCCGCGGCTGGATTGCGCTTGCGCTTGTTGTTTTCGCCTCCTGGCGTCCATGGCGGGTGCTGGCAGGCGGTTATCTCTTCGGCGCCGTCACCATCGGCCAGTTGCACGCGCAGGCCTTCGGCATCGGTGTTCCCTCGCAGCTCCTTTCGGCGCTGCCCTATCTTGCCACTATTGTCGTGCTGGTCATCATCTCGCATAATCGCCGCACGACGCTCATCAATACACCGGCTTCGCTGGGAAAATCCTTCGTGCCGGATCGCTAA
- a CDS encoding glycosyltransferase family 25 protein — protein MTTYQFPIYIISIERARARLEKMLDGASGLGLNLRPIEGVDGKAIPTDQWTGFDRRGFELRNGRHALPGEYGCYASHLKAIRIFLESDAPYAVIVEDDVSFSADFGARVEAIVAVMPENSIVKLTNHRRGGFRGRVTSSLGDTVGRCIYGPQGSSACYIISRGAAEHFLKTGGVMTLPYDRALECGWGYGTRVFVSDKDVLAFGDPDTLVGTRADYRGSKFIRLRRIPAYLSSMYDNIARYVYAFL, from the coding sequence ATGACGACATATCAGTTCCCGATCTACATCATTTCCATTGAAAGAGCGCGTGCACGTCTTGAAAAGATGCTGGATGGCGCATCCGGTCTGGGCTTGAATCTAAGGCCGATCGAAGGCGTGGACGGCAAGGCTATTCCTACCGATCAGTGGACTGGTTTTGACAGGCGCGGTTTCGAATTGCGCAACGGCCGCCATGCCTTGCCCGGCGAATATGGCTGTTATGCCAGCCATCTGAAGGCAATACGGATCTTTCTCGAGAGCGATGCGCCTTACGCCGTCATTGTCGAGGACGACGTTTCGTTTTCGGCAGACTTCGGCGCTAGGGTCGAAGCCATTGTCGCCGTTATGCCTGAAAATTCGATAGTGAAGCTCACCAATCATCGCCGCGGCGGTTTCCGGGGCAGGGTGACGAGTTCGCTCGGCGATACAGTAGGACGCTGCATCTACGGCCCACAAGGTTCGTCCGCGTGCTACATTATTTCGCGTGGCGCGGCTGAACATTTTCTCAAGACGGGAGGTGTGATGACTTTGCCTTACGATCGCGCCCTTGAATGCGGTTGGGGTTACGGCACGCGCGTTTTTGTAAGCGATAAGGATGTCCTGGCATTTGGCGATCCCGATACCCTCGTAGGGACTCGGGCAGACTATCGCGGCAGCAAGTTTATCCGCCTCAGGCGCATCCCTGCTTATCTTTCGAGCATGTACGACAACATTGCCAGGTATGTGTACGCGTTTCTATGA
- a CDS encoding DUF192 domain-containing protein encodes MIATRRMLGSAFVALLFVVAANNAVAQQKFSTETLTIESASGEKHEFTVELALDDAQRQQGLMFRKTMSPDKGMLFDFGEERNVTMWMKNTLLALDMLFIGRDGKISHIHENAVPHSEAIISSRGAVKYVLELNGGSAKRYGIKTGDVVRSRQIGN; translated from the coding sequence ATGATCGCGACACGTCGCATGTTGGGAAGCGCCTTTGTGGCGCTTCTTTTTGTTGTTGCGGCCAACAATGCCGTCGCCCAGCAAAAATTCTCGACCGAAACACTGACAATCGAATCAGCTTCGGGTGAGAAACATGAATTTACGGTCGAACTGGCCCTGGACGATGCCCAGCGTCAGCAAGGGCTGATGTTCCGCAAGACGATGTCTCCGGACAAGGGCATGCTGTTCGACTTCGGTGAAGAGCGCAATGTGACGATGTGGATGAAGAACACCCTTCTCGCGCTCGACATGCTGTTCATCGGCCGCGACGGCAAGATCAGTCACATTCACGAAAATGCAGTTCCACATTCGGAAGCCATCATCAGCTCCCGCGGCGCCGTGAAATATGTTCTTGAACTGAATGGCGGCAGTGCAAAACGATACGGCATCAAGACCGGCGATGTCGTTCGAAGCCGCCAGATCGGCAATTAA
- a CDS encoding UbiH/UbiF family hydroxylase — translation MRDFDIAIIGAGLAGQIAAIALARAGRHVALVAPAAARKDRRTTALMDQSIRFMDRLGLWSRILPSAARLSTMQIIDGTDRLLRAPTVQFRSSEIGLDAFGWNIPNEALLSVLHDAVEQEHNISRFDGTAAMIDIGNDRVSVTLESGETVCAAFLIGADGRNSKVRETADIGVKTWSYPQTAIVLNFTHTRPHEQISTEFHTPTGPFTQVPLPGDRSSLVWVVKPAEAEELTSLSLADLGLRIEERMQSMLGTVTVEDSVQAWPLSSMTAHHFGKGRVALIGEAGHGFPPIGAQGLNLSLRDIIALTDLLGATSDKPIAADAGSRFDRKRRADVYSRTLSVDLLNRSLLSDMLPMQVARAAGLHVLSGIGPLRSLVMREGIEPGRGLKALPSLLWSGLKRAV, via the coding sequence ATGAGAGACTTCGATATCGCCATCATCGGTGCAGGACTTGCCGGCCAGATCGCCGCGATCGCACTGGCACGCGCAGGACGGCATGTCGCGCTTGTCGCGCCGGCGGCAGCAAGGAAGGATCGGCGCACGACGGCATTGATGGATCAGTCGATCCGCTTCATGGATCGCCTTGGCCTCTGGTCGCGCATCCTCCCCTCCGCCGCACGTCTTTCGACCATGCAGATCATCGACGGGACGGATCGCCTGCTGCGCGCACCGACCGTTCAGTTCCGCTCCTCCGAAATTGGCCTGGATGCCTTTGGCTGGAACATTCCCAATGAAGCACTGCTGTCGGTTCTGCACGACGCCGTCGAGCAGGAGCACAATATCAGCCGCTTCGATGGTACGGCTGCAATGATCGATATCGGCAATGACCGGGTTTCGGTGACGCTGGAAAGCGGCGAAACGGTCTGCGCAGCATTCCTGATTGGCGCCGATGGCAGAAATTCGAAGGTTCGTGAAACTGCAGACATCGGGGTAAAAACCTGGTCCTATCCGCAAACCGCAATCGTACTGAATTTCACCCACACGCGCCCGCATGAGCAGATTTCGACGGAATTTCACACACCGACTGGTCCTTTCACACAGGTACCCCTCCCCGGAGACCGCTCCAGCCTTGTCTGGGTGGTCAAACCCGCCGAGGCTGAAGAGCTGACGTCTCTGTCCCTGGCCGATCTTGGGCTGCGGATTGAAGAGCGCATGCAATCCATGCTCGGAACCGTCACGGTTGAAGACAGCGTTCAGGCCTGGCCGCTTTCATCGATGACGGCGCATCATTTCGGCAAGGGGCGCGTCGCGCTTATTGGCGAGGCTGGCCATGGCTTCCCGCCAATCGGCGCGCAGGGCCTCAACCTCAGCCTGCGCGATATCATTGCCCTGACGGACTTGCTGGGCGCGACCTCTGACAAGCCGATCGCTGCGGATGCCGGAAGCCGGTTCGACCGCAAACGGCGTGCCGATGTCTACAGCCGCACCCTCAGCGTCGATCTTCTGAACCGCTCGCTGCTTTCGGATATGCTGCCCATGCAGGTGGCGCGCGCAGCGGGATTGCATGTGCTGTCCGGCATCGGCCCCCTGCGCAGCCTTGTCATGCGTGAGGGCATCGAGCCCGGACGCGGCCTGAAGGCACTGCCCTCCCTGTTATGGAGCGGCCTCAAAAGGGCTGTATGA
- a CDS encoding phosphatidylcholine/phosphatidylserine synthase, which yields MKLFKYKRVPYAEIRAFSVHILTASGSFLAFLGVVAAAEHRFVDMFWWLGLALLVDGIDGPIARKVRVKEVLPNWSGDTLDNIIDYVTYVLLPAFALYQKGMIGEPWSFVAAGMIVVSSAIYYADMGMKTDEYFFSGFPVVWNMVVFTLFVIDASATTAMAVVTVSVVLTFLPINFLHPVRVARLRPLNMAIFLLWCALGGYSLLMHFQTPSWAVIGVVVTGIYLYVIGGVLQFFPSLGAK from the coding sequence ATGAAACTTTTCAAGTACAAGCGTGTTCCGTACGCAGAAATCCGCGCCTTTTCCGTTCACATTCTGACGGCTTCCGGCTCCTTCCTGGCATTCCTGGGTGTTGTGGCTGCCGCCGAGCATCGTTTCGTCGACATGTTCTGGTGGCTCGGTCTAGCGCTGCTGGTCGATGGTATCGATGGTCCCATTGCCCGCAAGGTTCGCGTTAAGGAAGTGTTGCCGAACTGGTCGGGCGACACGCTCGACAACATCATCGACTATGTGACCTATGTTCTCCTGCCCGCTTTCGCGCTCTATCAGAAGGGCATGATCGGCGAGCCATGGTCCTTCGTCGCGGCCGGCATGATCGTCGTTTCCAGCGCTATCTATTATGCTGATATGGGCATGAAGACGGATGAATACTTCTTCTCCGGTTTTCCGGTGGTGTGGAACATGGTGGTGTTCACGCTGTTCGTCATCGATGCCAGCGCCACAACGGCAATGGCGGTGGTCACGGTATCGGTCGTGTTGACATTCCTGCCGATCAATTTCCTGCATCCAGTCCGTGTGGCGCGGTTGCGGCCGCTCAACATGGCGATTTTCCTGCTCTGGTGCGCGCTTGGCGGTTATTCCTTGCTGATGCATTTCCAGACGCCGTCCTGGGCTGTCATCGGCGTTGTTGTCACCGGAATCTATCTTTACGTCATCGGCGGCGTATTGCAGTTTTTCCCATCGCTCGGCGCCAAGTAA